ACCCCCTTGTTTTTATTGGGTGCTGGCATTTTCAGAAAGGTATCAGGCGAATCGGACTTTCTTGAGGAAGCGGTTGAAAAAGCCCTGAAATGGATGGAGTACCAAAGCCCTTCGGACCGGTACCTGGTTGCACAGCAGCCGACAAGCGATTGGCGGGATGAACAATGGGTGCCTGGATATGGTCTGTATGTTAATACATTGGTATACAGCTATCTCCGGCTCCTGGGTCGGCACGAAAGAGCGGACGGGGTGAACCGTGAGATGAGCCGGTTTACGATTACCGGCGGGATCATGCACCGTCATGTTCACGAAGGTCTCGTGGTAAAACATAAGCCCTACTATGCTTTCTGGTCATATAAGATCCATAGCAGCGAACGGTTCGACCTGCTCGGTAACAGCCTTGCCATCCTCTCTGGAATAGCGTCCCCCTCGCGGGCCGATAGAATAATTTCCTGGATCGAAGAGGAGTGTGCAGGAATGAGGGAAAGCGGCGCATTGGCGGTTGATCTGCCGCCCAATTTCTTCCCCTTTATTAAACCTGAAGATACTGACTGGCGTGTGCGATATTCAGAATATAACAGACCCGGAGAGTACCATAATGGAGGTATATGGCCTTTTATATGCGGGTTTTATGTGGCAGCTCTGGTTGCCGCCAAAAGATACACGCTCGCCAGGGAAAAGCTTGTGGCGCTTACTCATAATATAAAAATTTCCAATACTGGGGACGTCGATTTTGGATTTAACGAATGGCTGAAAGCCCAGGACGGCAAACCCATGGGTCAGGACTGGCAAACCTGGAGCGCCGCGCTTTACCTGTATGCCGTAAAATGCGTTGAAGAAAAAAGGACCCCCTTTTTTGATGAGATTCGCTGTTGTCCGACTGACCCCTCCATTGTACAAAATCACACGGGAAGCCGCGGGGCATCCTGATTCCGCAAAGGATTTTCACGAAGAAATGTGCTCAAACGGTCTTAAAGCAGATCGTTAAATTTAGTAGCAAGACCCTCATCTGGTGCAAGAAAAGATGACGCAACCTCGTCTCCATATTGGTCTTGGTTCATGTGAAACGATTTTAAGGATTTCTGAAGTAGATGTACGAATTCTAACCAAGATTACGGCAAAAATGTATATTCTTCCCATTGCCCATTATCATCTTTCTCAGCGAGCCAGTATGGACTCGGACTACGGACCCAAGGATTAACAAACAATCAATCATCCCCTCACTATTACGAATAAGCGTCAATCCAAAGTTGCGATAATAGACAATCAGATTTAGGTTTGAGGTGTTGATGCAATTTTGGATTGACGCTTGAAGGACTAAGCCGCGTGCCATGAGCTATGGGGTTTCAATTGCGACTTGGCCACTTTTTGTTATAGAGAAAAAGGAAATCAGGGTCGGTGATGTCGTTTTGAAATGAAAAATCTTCGAGACGGACTCCGGGAACGCTATGGATTGTCCTATTCTTGATGCGATTATCGTTGAACCTTCGATTTTTGGACATAGGACAC
This window of the Syntrophales bacterium genome carries:
- a CDS encoding glycoside hydrolase 100 family protein, which gives rise to MQTSNRQEIEDAKTAALEVLLHNSHGPYHGLPRTAGWGYPEPYTRDLMFSILGVAVSGNQKLLDSIRRVLETLAKNQTGHGHIPSLVHDKEDRGASDTTPLFLLGAGIFRKVSGESDFLEEAVEKALKWMEYQSPSDRYLVAQQPTSDWRDEQWVPGYGLYVNTLVYSYLRLLGRHERADGVNREMSRFTITGGIMHRHVHEGLVVKHKPYYAFWSYKIHSSERFDLLGNSLAILSGIASPSRADRIISWIEEECAGMRESGALAVDLPPNFFPFIKPEDTDWRVRYSEYNRPGEYHNGGIWPFICGFYVAALVAAKRYTLAREKLVALTHNIKISNTGDVDFGFNEWLKAQDGKPMGQDWQTWSAALYLYAVKCVEEKRTPFFDEIRCCPTDPSIVQNHTGSRGAS